CGCCCAGCGCGTCCGCCACCAGCTGGCTGTAGTCGGCGAACCGGTAAGCGGTGTCCCGAGCCGGCCAGCCACCGGCGTCCTCCAGCTCCTGGGGCAGGTCCCAGTGGTAGAGGGTGAGCCAGGGCTCGATCCCGTTGGCCAGCAGCTCGTCGACCAGCCGCCGGTAGAAGTCGAGCCCCTCGGCGTTCGCCGGGCCCGACCCGCCCGGCTGCACCCGGGGCCAGGAAACCGAGAAACGGTACGACTTCAACCCCAGCTCGGCCATCAGGCGAACGTCCTCGCCGAGCCGGTGGTAGTGGTCGCAGGCGACGTCGCCGGTGTGCCCGGCGACCGTCCGGCCCTCGGTGTGGCTGAAGGTGTCCCAGATCGACGGGGTCCGGCCGCCCTCGGCCGCCGCGCCCTCGATCTGGTACGCGGCGGTCGCCGCACCCCAGAGAAAGCCGGGTGGGAAGGTCAGCGGCGCGTCTTCGTCCAGGACGCCGACGGCGGGCGGGGTGGCGGGGTTACTCACGACTTGACTGCACCTTCCATGATCCCGCCGATGATCTGGCGGCCGAACAGAATGAAGACCAGGACCAGTGGCAGGGTGCCGACCGCCGTGGCGGCGAAGACCTGGGAGTAGTCGGTGTAGTAGGCGTACGACAGGAAGGAGAGCGAGACCTGCAGGGTCGGGTTCTCCGGGGTGAGGATCGCGTACGGCCAGAGGAACGAGTTCCAGTTCTCCATGAAGGTCAACAGACCCAGCACGCCGGCGGCCGGACGCAACGCGGGCAGCACGATGTTCCAGTAGATCCGGAAGGTGCTGGCGCCGTCGACCCGGCCGGCCTCGATCAGTTCGTCGGAGATCGCCTGGCTGGCGTACTGCCGCATCATGAACACGCCGAAGCCGGTGACCAGGAACGGCACGGTGACCGCGTAGAGGGTGCCATGCCAGTCGAGCTCCTGCATCATGCCCCAGAGCGGGATGAGGCCCATCTGGGTCGGGATCATCATGGTGACGATGATCGCCAGCAGCAGGATGTTGCGGCCCCGGAATCGCAGCTTCGCGAAGGCGAAGCCGGCCAGCGAGCCGGTGAGCACCACCGACACGGTGACCACCGAGGAGACGATGATCGAGTTCGTCAGGCCGGTGAGGAAGTTGGCCGCGTCGTTGTCGAGCACCCGCCCGAAGTTGTCGCCGAAGGCACTTCCGGGGGTGAACGGCGGCGGCACGTCGTTGATGGCGTCCAGGGTGCGGCTGCCGATCACCAGCATGTAGTAGAAGGGGTAGATCGACAACAGGGCCGCCAGGACGAGGGCCATGTAGGTCAATGGACTGGTGCGCCACAGGCGCTGGGAAGCCGAGAACACAGACCTCTCCTCACTTGGCCGCGCGGCGGACGAGAACGAAGTTGAGCAGCGACATCAAGACGATGATCATGAAGATCGCCCAGGCCACCGCGGCCCCGTAGCCTGCGGTGCTCAGGTTGTCGATGCCCTTCTCGTACATGTACATGGCCAGGGTCTGGAACTCCCGCTGATTGCCACCGAGGATGCGCCCGTTGGCGAAGAGCAGCGGCTCGGTGAAGAGCTGCATGCCGCCGATCGTGGAGAGGATGACCACGAAGATGAAGGTGGGCTTGAGCATCGGCAGGGTGATCCGCCAGAACTGCCGCCACTGACTGGCGCCGTCGATCGCGGCCGCCTCGTACAGGTCCTTCGGGATGGCCTGCATGCCGGCGAGCAGGATCAGGGTGTTGTAGCCGGTCCACCGCCAGTTGACCATGGTGGCGATCGCCGTCCAGGAACTCCACCGCTGCGCCCGCCAGTCGATCTGGTCCACCCCGACGAAGCTGAGCAGCCAGTTGAACAGGCCGAACTCGCGCTGGAACAGCATGCCGAAGACGATCGCCACCGCAGCCACCGAGACCACGTTCGGGACGAAGATGGCCATCCGGAAGAAGGTCTTGGCGCGCAGCAGCGTGCGGTTGAGCAGGTTCGCCAGGAAGAGCGCCAGCAGCAGCTGCGGGATGGTCGACAGGGCGAAGATGCCGAAGGTGTTGACCAGCGCGTTCCAGAAGTACTCGTCGGAGACCAGCTGGGTGTAGTTGTCGAATCCGATGAACGAGTGATCGCCGATCATGTCCCAGTCGTGCAGCGACATCCAGGCGGTGCGCAGCATCGGGTACAGCCCGAACACGCCGAAGATCAGGAAGAACGGCGCGATGTAGAGGTACGGCGAGTACTTGAGATCCAGGCGGTTGAGCAGGTACCCGCGACGACGCCGGGGCGCAGCATCGGGTGGTGGTGGTGCTGGCGACGGCGGCGCCGTCGTGGCCGACAGACTCATGCTGTTTTCCTTTTCCGGCGAGGCCGGGGGCCCTCGCGCAGGGGCAACCCAGAAGGGGACCGACCGGTGGCGTCCGGGTAGTCCCCGAACGCCACCGGTTGGGAATCACTCAGAAGGCGCCCTGAACACCGGCGTCCTTCACGAACTGCTCCCAGGCCTTGTCCTTGCTGGCCTGCCCGTTCTCGAACGACCGCAGGGCCGGCTCGAGCGCGTTCTCCTTCACCGCCTGGTGCTTCGGGCCCAGGTGCACCGGCTCGATCTTGCTGACGCTCTCGCCGAAGATCTTGCCGGTCGGCGCGTTGCTGAAGTACTCGTTGGTGTAGCTGAGGAACGCCTCGTTCTGCAGCGCCTCCAGGCTGGTGGGCAGCGGGCCCTTGAGCTTGAAGGCCTCCACCTGGCTGGTGGCGTTGGTCAGGAACTCGGCGAGCTTCGCCGCCTCCTTCTGGTGCGCGCTCTGCTCCGGCACGGCCAGCCAGGAGCCGCCCCAGTTGCCGCCGCCACCCGGC
This is a stretch of genomic DNA from Micromonospora sp. WMMD1082. It encodes these proteins:
- a CDS encoding carbohydrate ABC transporter permease; the encoded protein is MFSASQRLWRTSPLTYMALVLAALLSIYPFYYMLVIGSRTLDAINDVPPPFTPGSAFGDNFGRVLDNDAANFLTGLTNSIIVSSVVTVSVVLTGSLAGFAFAKLRFRGRNILLLAIIVTMMIPTQMGLIPLWGMMQELDWHGTLYAVTVPFLVTGFGVFMMRQYASQAISDELIEAGRVDGASTFRIYWNIVLPALRPAAGVLGLLTFMENWNSFLWPYAILTPENPTLQVSLSFLSYAYYTDYSQVFAATAVGTLPLVLVFILFGRQIIGGIMEGAVKS
- a CDS encoding sugar ABC transporter permease, with the protein product MSLSATTAPPSPAPPPPDAAPRRRRGYLLNRLDLKYSPYLYIAPFFLIFGVFGLYPMLRTAWMSLHDWDMIGDHSFIGFDNYTQLVSDEYFWNALVNTFGIFALSTIPQLLLALFLANLLNRTLLRAKTFFRMAIFVPNVVSVAAVAIVFGMLFQREFGLFNWLLSFVGVDQIDWRAQRWSSWTAIATMVNWRWTGYNTLILLAGMQAIPKDLYEAAAIDGASQWRQFWRITLPMLKPTFIFVVILSTIGGMQLFTEPLLFANGRILGGNQREFQTLAMYMYEKGIDNLSTAGYGAAVAWAIFMIIVLMSLLNFVLVRRAAK